In Pochonia chlamydosporia 170 chromosome 3, whole genome shotgun sequence, the following are encoded in one genomic region:
- a CDS encoding hydrolase (similar to Verticillium alfalfae VaMs.102 XP_003002161.1): MAATTTTKVPHLGGIDAGYRLSPGGIDAAKPTVVLINSMCTTSSLYNVQFENKTLTDTVNLLAIEPLGHGATSSVSEQFTYWDTAIMALQVMDALNVKKAFAVGTSQGGWMVVRMALLAPDRILGLLPLGTSMDSESAASREKGCWDPQTQLLPFYDSWCSATPTPDFVVDEVWRGMVAQLGFSGTITPETLSFWDETLKKVYSGDEGRRKLRMALACLMERDGLLFRLRDVKCPVYWLQGAEDPVFGNIVPKEHIKLFTNSPEATLTFVEGGGHYLNATSPKEVNEALLKMVKTYA, from the exons atggccgcaaCTACTACCACCAAAGTCCCACATCTAGGGGGTATCGACGCAGGATATAGGCTCTCTCCTGGAGGAATCGACGCTGCCAAGCCTACTGTCGTGCTCATCAATTCCATGTGCACCACTTCCTCTCTTTACAATGTCCAGTTTGAGAACAAGACGCTGACGGATACCGTCAATCTGTTGGCGATCGAACCTCTGGGCCATGGCGCAACCAGCTCTGTTTCAGAGCAGTTCACCTACTGGGACactgccatcatggccctccAGGTAATGGACGCTCTCAACGTCAAGAAGGCATTTGCCGTCGGAACAAGTCAGGGCGGCTGGATGGTCGTTCGCATGGCCCTGCTGGCTCCAGACAGG ATCCTTGGGTTACTTCCCCTCGGCACTTCGATGGACTCTGAATCAGCTGCTTCCCGAGAGAAGGGCTGCTGGGATCCTCAGACTCAGCTCCTCCCCTTTTATGACAGTTGGTGTAGCGCCACACCAACTCCTGACTTTGTTGTAGACGAAGTGTGGCGTGGCATGGTTGCTCAGCTGGGCTTTTCTGGTACCATCACACCAGAGACCTTGTCGTTCTGGGATGAAACTCTCAAGAAGGTCTATTCTGGGGACGAAGGACGTAGAAAGCTGCGCATGGCATTGGCCTGTTTGATGGAGAGAGATGGTCTGCTCTTCCGACTTCGGGATGTCAAATGTCCTGTGTACTGGCTCCAG GGTGCTGAGGATCCCGTATTCGGCAACATTGTACCCAAGGAACACATTAAGCTGTTCACGAATTCGCCAGAGGCGACGTTGACATTTGTTGAAGGCGGTGGTCACTACTTGAACGCTACGAGCCCCAAAGAAGTTAATGAGgccttgctgaagatggTCAAGACGTATGCTTAG
- a CDS encoding MFS multidrug transporter (similar to Talaromyces stipitatus ATCC 10500 XP_002340049.1): protein MATHALQDPIPAHLPIAEYLDKKFRLSALPTLEFAIARDEVFSASLRGNSTSSESLIRDYDSKEKEDVEDDYVTGWKLFSLMVAITLASFLVLLDMSIIVTAIPRITTYFQSLHDVGWYGAAYNLSSAALQPLSGKFYTYFRTKWIFLSFLLLFQIGSLICGIASSSTMFILGRAVAGLGSAGLQNGAFTIIVAAAPLEKRPALMGMVMGGCQIGLVAGPLVGGALTEYTTWRWCFYINFPIGGLAALVIALVSIPDRRVRIPGGTWDIIRSRFDLPGFVLFAPWAIMILLAVEYGGITYPWNSPIVIGLLAGGVATLVLFVYWEKRVGENAMIPLSIIRKREIWTACLLMVFLFTALFGASYYLPIYFQSIKGASPFLSGVYILPSLITQLVFAVISGFLVQKMGYYLPFAVASGAIVAIGSGLLATLDPFTPTAKWVGYQIFVGAGRGLGMQIALIAIQANTPSPLVAIATATMVFCQTFSGAMFIAVANTLFNSTLKKELTRRIPSMDADEIIRAGATGVRTVVREELLPAAEMSYAKGFQSVFYLVIALAGCMFFVAWGIGWKDIRKKKRDQKERREV, encoded by the exons ATGGCGACACATGCCCTACAGGACCCTATTCCAGCTCATTTACCGATCGCGGAATACCTAGACAAGAAATTTCGACTATCCGCCCTGCCGACGCTGGAGTTTGCAATCGCTCGCGATGAGGTATTCAGCGCAAGTCTTCGGGGCAACTCAACGTCCTCGGAGTCGTTGATACGGGATTACGACTCaaaagagaaggaggatgtaGAGGATGATTATGTAACGGGGTGGAAGCTGTTCAGCTTGATGGTGGCGATTACACTGGCGTCgtttttggtgttgctggaCATGTCTATCATTGTGACG GCTATCCCTCGAATAACGACCTATTTTCAATCCTTGCACGACGTGGGTTGGTATGGTGCTGCTTATAACTTGTCAAG TGCGGCGCTTCAACCACTTTCCGGCAAATTCTACACCTACTTCCGGACCAAG TGGATATTTctctccttcctcctcttaTTCCAAATCGGCTCTTTAATATGCGGCATCgccagctcctccaccatgTTCATCCTCGGCAGAGCAGTCGCCGGCCTCGGCAGCGCCGGTCTACAAAACGGCGCATTCAcaatcatcgtcgccgcTGCACCGCTCGAAAAGCGGCCAGCACTAATGGGCATGGTCATGGGCGGTTGTCAGATCGGACTTGTAGCCGGACCCTTGGTCGGCGGAGCGCTAACAGAATACACGACCTGGCGATGGT GCTTCTATATCAACTTCCCCATAGGCGGTCTCGCAGCTCTAGTCATCGCGCTCGTCTCGATTCCCGACCGCCGCGTCCGCATCCCCGGGGGCACATGGGATATTATCCGCAGCAGATTTGACCTCCCCGGCTTCGTGCTCTTCGCCCCCTGGGCAATCATGATTCTGCTCGCCGTTGAGTACGGCGGCATTACGTACCCTTGGAATTCTCCCATCGTCATTGGCTTACTGGCAGGTGGTGTGGCAACGCTGGTTCTGTTTGTGTATTGGGAGAAGCGGGTTGGTGAGAATGCCATGATCCCGTTGAGTATTATTCGTAAGCGGGAAATCTGGACGGCCTGTCTTCTCATGGTGTTTTTGTTTACTGCCTTGTTTGGAGCGAGTTATTACCTGCCAATTTATTTTCAGAGCATAAAGGGCGCGAGTCCGTTCCTGAGCGGAGTATATATCCTACCAAGCCTTATAACGCAGCTTGTGTTTGCTGTAATTTCCGGGTTTCTAG TCCAAAAAATGGGATACTACCTCCCCTTCGCAGTCGCTTCTGGCgccatcgtcgccatcgGTAGCGGCCTCCTCGCTACTCTCGATCCGTTCACCCCAACAGCCAAATGGGTCGGCTACCAGATCTTTGTAGGCGCCGGCCGCGGGCTAGGCATGCAGATTGCACTGATTGCAATCCAGGCGAACACTCCTTCGCCGCTGGTTGCCATTGCAACTGCCACCATGGTGTTTTGCCAGACGTTCAGCGGGGCAATGTTCATTGCTGTTGCGAATACGCTTTTTAATAGCACGCTGAAGAAGGagttgacgaggaggattCCGAGTATGGATGCGGATGAGATTATTCGGGCTGGGGCGACGGGCGTGCGGACTGTGGTTCGGGAGGAGTTGTTGCCGGCTGCGGAGATGTCGTATGCAAAGGGGTTTCAGTCGGTGTTTTATCTTGTTATTGCGTTGGCGGGTTGTATGTTTTTTGTGGCGTGGGGGATTGGGTGGAAGGATATtaggaagaagaagagggatCAAAAGGAGAGGCGTGAAGTGTGA
- a CDS encoding RNase P, subunit Pop3 (similar to Metarhizium robertsii ARSEF 23 XP_011411233.1), with protein sequence MRKRIAKKTPSSRTAQLEEKIEDLVSMLRATHDPGPRTVHSYPPLSNTPSQTFPSRLDSLAAAATADPNQSQRKSPFCPHSCMVSDLPPSKNISTLSDVDRRPEPTAEEAEAYLAKFRHWLEAAPFMHIPADVTAGELRKEKPFLWTCIMNLTSMSNPQQRILREKVRQEVADRLVFGGDRSMDVLQGLVTFLTWATMNTGPGMKPFLILYAALAQSIVFDMGLTRSPAEEQQSTMYFKIWSARHPPPARVRTNEERRVVLGLWLAISLATSFIGKMETLAFTTHMEDCLAVLERESEYPSDAVLVTMVKIQLVGEEVQRLMRSKITETSQNPTYIFKPGLVTRLNEIRSRLSDRLAHNQHILMLFHSTESLVHSIGLFTEQGIPESIRINGMYSSAKAAKSFYDTFFAIPALEVAGLPFAAYVEMSHMQATLYRLTTVEDQAWDKEILKGTVDLLYYLDKTIELFYRVDEVYAVRTDDQDGTLFTKGAKILRNLRLSWEPILGPYLRDASLPTPNSQGQVVNTAMNPMDTTPSNAGLVVDGVGDPTAGLDLSDLTWMSDIFGPWEY encoded by the exons ATGAGGAAGCGCATAGCTAAGAAGACGCCATCGTCACGAACAGCACAGCtagaggagaagattgaagatcTAGTCTCCATGCTAAGGGCTACCCATGATCCTGGGCCACGGACCGTCCACTCATACCCTCCATTATCAAACACGCCATCGCAGACCTTCCCCAGCCGATTAGATTCGTTGGCTGCCGCTGCTACGGCAGATCCAAATCAGTCTCAAAGGAAATCTCCTTTTTGCCCACATAGTTGTATGGTGTCAGACTTACCACCCAGCAAGAACATTTCGACACTAAGTGACGTGGATAGGCGGCCAGAGCCAACAGCAGAGGAAGCCGAGGCGTATTTGGCCAAGTTTAGACATTGGCTAGAGGCAGCCCCGTTTATGCATATACCTGCAGATGTGACAGCGGGGGAACTGAGGAAAGAGAAGCCATTTTTGTGGACCTGTATTATGAACTTGACGTCCATGTCGAATCCACAGCAACGGATATTGAGGGAAAAGGTTCGGCAAGAGGTTGCTGATAGACTGGTATTCGGGGGCGACAGAAGCATGGACGTGCTGCAGGGGTTGGTGACCTTTTTAACATG GGCAACTATGAATACCGGACCAGGGATGAAGCCGTTTTTAATATTGTACGCCGCCCTGGCTCAGTCCATTGTATTTGACATGGGCCTCACGAGATCTCCTGCTGAAGAGCAACAATCAACCATGTATTTCAAGATATGGAGTGCGCGtcatccaccaccagcaagagTTCGGACAAATGAGGAGCGTAGGGTCGTCCTGGGTCTCTGGCTTGCGATATCATT AGCCACTTCATTTATTGGGAAAATGGAGACACTTGCTTTCACAACCCACATGGAGGACTGTCTCGCCGTTCTTGAGAGGGAAAGCGAGTACCCATCGGATGCTGTTCTCGTCACAATGGTCAAGATTCAGCTCGTCGGGGAAGAAGTCCAAAGGTTAATGCGCAGCAAAATTACCGAGACCAGCCAGAACCCAACCTATATCTTCAAACCGGGCTTGGTGACACGACTAAATGAAATCCGAAGTCGGCTATCGGACCGCCTAGCCCACAACC AGCATATTCTCATGCTCTTCCACAGTACAGAAAGCCTGGTCCACTCCATTGGCTTGTTCACCGAGCAGGGGATCCCCGAATCCATACGCATCAACGGCATGTACTCTAGTGCCAAGGCGGCGAAGTCGTTTTACGATACGTTTTTCGCCATCCCGGCTCTTGAAGTGGCCGGACTGCCGTTTGCTGCATATGTGGAAATGTCTCATATGCAGGCTACGCTCTACAGACTCACCACGGTCGAGGACCAGGCGTGGGATAAAGAGATATTGAAAGGCACGGTCGACTTGTTATACTATTTAGACAAGACGATTGAGCTGTTCTACAGGGTTGATGAAGTTTATGCCGTCAGAACAGATGACCAGGATGGCACGCTATTCACCAAGGGAGCTAAGATTCTGAGAAATCTTCGACTTTCATGGGAGCCAATTTTGGGGCCGTACCTCCGGGATGCGTCATTACCTACGCCGAATAGTCAAGGTCAGGTGGTTAACACGGCGATGAACCCCATGGACACAACACCCTCAAATGCGGGAttggtggttgatggggtTGGCGACCCGACTGCAGGGTTGGACTTGAgtgacttgacttggatgTCTGATATATTTGGGCCATGGGAATATTGA
- a CDS encoding hydrophobic surface binding protein A domain-containing protein, whose product MKLTTPLALLALISGGHSLIIKRDLPVAWVLTDVLNRTIELDYAVGNFTNKFKPVADGADNLIKSIDNAQRVANNTPLRMSHYEVTQIIAPFRLLQGKAEDLFDTFEDRKEDVEKAKACGITHKKLGIIGETISKMMRTVTNKVKFPWPLFVVKRHAKNIRKLLADTQSLFSETNCIDG is encoded by the coding sequence ATGAAGCTCACCACGCCTCTagccctccttgccctcaTCTCAGGCGGCCactccctcatcatcaagcgAGATCTCCCAGTCGCGTGGGTCTTAACAGACGTCTTAAACCGCACAATCGAGCTAGATTACGCCGTCGGGAACTTCACCAACAAATTCAAACCCGTTGCAGACGGCGCAGACAACCTCATCAAGTCGATCGACAATGCCCAACGCGTGGCGAACAATACTCCCTTGAGGATGAGTCATTACGAAGTGACGCAAATCATTGCACCCTTCAGGCTGCTCCAGGGTAAAGCTGAGGATCTCTTCGACACCTTCGAGGACCGCAAGGAGGATGTcgagaaggccaaggcttgTGGCATCACTCACAAGAAACTCGGCATCATCGGTGAGACAATCAGCAAGATGATGCGTACAGTTACGAACAAAGTCAAATTCCCTTGGCCGTTGTTCGTGGTGAAGAGACACGCCAAAAATATTAGGAAGCTCTTGGCAGATACGCAGAGTCTTTTTTCTGAGACTAACTGCATTGATGGATAG
- a CDS encoding spc97 spc98 family protein (similar to Eutypa lata UCREL1 XP_007791256.1), translating into MASRNRHGSLGELWQACLETIQSIEFSRRSRSEAPSFYSHTTKLEQWANEVGISAENPQLHGSRGGSSQVHRNRTAIENALRNIQEACIAIRSHARRTSRLAQWRQKLQNMPCPEEGELGDAVEKVGEEIEKLYLLIPLNMVHSESKQSQPVVRLSIPPSESVSNLASDPSVVEDLLKALSGIEGASHVRFTANYDTNQERYYQLHRPRFRSMTPNEGLFHVIRPTLNIANQLYALQNAVDGCGETWLNDLGQVNLAFCNSIKVFLKETRSKIAQLQLRPLTIHDLQGRLGRAKVQAAVLYYFAARLLIPKNLTGRGAINCGTTTSARAQDTRPRSTTHSSTDSSSGIYSDIPSNFSGDFESTLISNNKDSLASIWNEETLDLPSRGGNALSFLSRRLKSQPRNPRAAAFLNKIYQDMSQPYMAMLNRWLQSGDLCDPHLETFIRKPPDVSESVLELALWAEFNERYSQFDQFGIETHYIPTQLKGQEKIIRETGKIMACARKLGAKEPLEMGDFPKTLDSSLLSSTIRTAYTRANQILLDLLFGQHQLFLVLQSLKLHFLCLLVTEYSGFLKTGAAELIKKKKDANIENSWFQEKCRPEYVRLLDPYPHDVALCFGEKCLEQMIRDLDAATRVNRRPPSEDYCYRFLELHRQIPFAASIVLGRAGSTKYQCIFKILVSLRILELNLVDTWQEFENKFLGLPAVLLTRVSRVSALQTRMLHFAQITFRYCCMEVIEPRWEPFSSRLFDLTRESAIQARITVRDLWKEHRDVITNIMTECLLMHVNLTKAFLAAVECGADFVTLTRSFIHAPTSRSSELFNTDEPSPALNYTGLSSEGPSTDNNMENFSSELKVLERSFNDHLATMLELLGRETSQVPVFEKLQTGLRHLSPKSVDPDV; encoded by the exons ATGGCGTCCAGAAACAGACACGGTTCTTTGGGGGAACTGTGGCAGGCTTGCTTAGAAACAATTCAGAGCATAGAGTTTTCGCGACGCTCGCGATCCGAGGCACCTTCCTTTTACTCCCATACAACAAAACTCGAACAATGGGCAAACGAAGTCGGGATTAGCGCGGAAAACCCTCAACTTCATGGGTCCCGCGGTGGTTCTTCTCAAGTTCACAGAAACAGAACGGCTATTGAGAATGCCCTGCGCAATATTCAAGAAGCATGCATCGCTATTAGAAGCCACGCGCGGAGAACATCTCGTCTCGCCCAATGGCGACAGAAGCTACAAAACATGCCATGTCCGGAAGAGGGCGAACTTGGTGACGCAGTGGAAAAGGTTGGCGAAGAAATCGAAAAATTATACCTTTTAATTCCATTGAATATGGTACACAGCGAGTCGAAGCAATCTCAGCCAGTGGTGCGATTGTCAATACCACCGTCGGAGAGCGTGTCGAATCTAGCATCAGATCCTTCGGTTGTGGAGGACTTACTGAAGGCCCTTAGCGGTATTGAAGGCGCATCTCATGTAAGGTTTACTGCGAATTACGACACCAATCAAGAAAGGTACTACCAACTGCATCGGCCAAGATTCAGGAGCATGACACCGAACGAGGGCCTGTTCCACGTCATACGACCAACTCTCAATATTGCAAATCAGTTGTACGCATTGCAAAATGCTGTCGACGGCTGTGGCGAAACTTGGCTGAACGACCTAGGTCAGGTCAACCTCGCTTTTTGTAATTCTATAAAGGTGTTTCTGAAAGAGACGAGGTCAAAGATTGCTCAACTTCAGCTGCGACCCTTGACAATACACGATCTTCAAGGTAGATTAGGCAGAGCAAAGGTCCAAGCAGCGGTGCTCTACTATTTTGCCGCGAGATTACTGATACCAAAGAACTTAACGGGGAGAGGAGCTATTAACTGCGGAACGACAACTAGTGCTAGAGCGCAAGACACAAGGCCGAGATCTACCACACACTCGTCGACAGACTCATCCTCAGGGATATACTCGGACATCCCCTCGAATTTCTCAGGTGATTTTGAGAGCACTCTCATATCAAATAATAAGGATAGCCTGGCCAGCATATGGAATGAAGAAACCCTCGATCTTCCTTCGAGAGGAGGCAATGCGCTGAGTTTCCTCTCTAGGCGACTGAAATCACAGCCACGAAACCCAAGGGCCGCAGCCTTTCTCAACAAGATTTACCAGGACATGAGCCAGCCGTATATGGCAATGTTGAACCGGTGGCTGCAGTCTGGTGACTTGTGTGATCCACATCTGGAGACTTTTATTAGAAAACCTCCAGATGTGTCTGAATCCGTGCTTGAACTAGCTCTCTGGGCCGAATTCAATGAAAGGTATAGCCAATTTGACCAGTTTGGCATTGAGACGCACTACATCCCTACACAGTTGAAAGGCCAGGAGAAGATAATCCGAGAAACAGGAAAGATTATGGCCTGCGCTCGAAAATTGGGAGCGAAAGAGCCGTTGGAGATGGGAGATTTTCCTAAAACACTCGACAGTTCTCTTCTATCGAGTACAATTCGCACAGCCTACACTCGGGCGAACCAAATACTCCTGGACTTGCTTTTTGGACAACACCAGCTTTTCTTGGTACTACAGTCACTGAAGCTTCACTTTTTGTGTCTGTTAGTCACCGAATACTCCGGCTTTCTTAAAACCGGAGCAGCAGAGTTAAtcaagaaaaaaaaggacgCTAATATTGAGAATTCCTGGTTCCAAGAGAAGTGCCGTCCAGAATATGTAAGACTTCTCGACCCTTACCCACATGACGTTGCGCTTTGCTTTGGTGAGAAATGCCTGGAGCAAATGATACGTGATCTGGATGCCGCAACCAGGGTGAACCGTCGACCACCAAGTGAGGACTATTGCTATCGCTTCCTGGAATTACATCGTCAGATTCCCTTTGCGGCGTCCATCGTCCTTGGCCGTGCTGGCTCAACTAAATATCAGTGCATCTTTAAAATTCTTGTGTCGCTCCGCATCCTAGAGCTCAATCTTGTAGATACGTGGCAAGAATTCGAAAACAAGTTCCTCGGCCTCCCTGCGGTTTTGCTAACCCGGGTATCCCGTGTGTCCGCACTTCAAACTCGAATGTTGCATTTCGCACAAATCACCTTTAGGTATTGCTGTATGGAGGTGATTGAGCCTAGGTGGGAACCTTTTTCTTCTCGTCTATTCGATTTGACCAGAGAGTCAGCGATTCAGGCTCGCATAACTGTGCGTGACCTTTGGAAAGAGCACCGTGATGTCATCACAAATATTATGACAGAGTGTCTTCTCATGCATGTTAATCTTACCAAG GCTTTTCTGGCGGCAGTTGAGTGCGGCGCTGACTTCGTTACATTGACTCGATCCTTCATTCATGCGCCCACGAGCCGATCTTCTGAGCTGTTCAATACGGACGAACCTTCCCCAGCATTGAATTATACAGGCCTGTCGTCGGAAGGACCTTCTACAGATAATAATATGGAGAACTTTAGCAGTGAGCTGAAGGTGCTGGAACGCAGCTTCAACGACCACTTAGCAACCATGCTAGAGTTGCTTGGTCGTGAAACTAGCCAGGTCCCTGTTTTCGAGAAGCTACAGACTGGTCTACGTCACTTGAGCCCAAAGTCAGTAGATCCAGACGTGTAA